Below is a window of Musa acuminata AAA Group cultivar baxijiao chromosome BXJ3-11, Cavendish_Baxijiao_AAA, whole genome shotgun sequence DNA.
gaagtaATGCTCTCAGACTGACTTTGTCAGACACAATGTcagattaaaaatatattatatatatgttttaataataataataatttatgagAGGGTAAAAATATGCAATGAATATGCTATCATTTACAAGTCCATGAATTTGCATGGGTTAGATTAGCTAAATGGAAATTTAGGACACATTTATACCTGTCAATATGGTTGGAAATCTGTTTTTGTCTAACATGGAGAAAGACTCATACCTTTCTCCGTATAATAAGTGGCCTTCTAATGTAGCCAAGGAGTATAGCTTGAAACAACCACATTTGTTGTGCTTCTCAATACCTTGGATCTGTATCTTCAATAGATGAACAATCAAGCCTAGTGAGATGGATGCAAACCCAGGTCACAACTAGAAGAGatagacaaaaacaagtttagTGAAATAGAAAACTGAAGGTTGCATCCCAAACATACAGCTTACAACTGAATAGACAGACAATTATCTTTGATAATCGGTTAGCTGAGTCCATGCATCTTCATGATTTATCATTTCACATTTTCTCCATGTGGCTACGTTGTGTGCAGTATCATGCTACAAGGATGTTTATGCCACCAAGGCAGTGCTGACGAGTTCTGCTTGGCTGGTCTTGCATGCGTGCATGGCAGCACAAACATTTGTGCTCTCAAGGAATCTTTCGCCGTCGACCAGTATCAGAGGGCCATAGTGGAGGACCATCTTCTTACACTGTTCAGTGAAGAGGAGAAAAGATAAACAAGTAACAAGTTTATGCAGTTAGATGATTGGAAAACCAGATATAGGCGTGATGTCCATATGAAAGTTAGTGAATGACAAGATCTAGTCAAGTACCATGAGAGAGAGATGCTGATCTATCAAAGTGAAATTCCGAAACTTTCATGTGTTGAAATAAAAATACTAGGTTGGTCACAATACATGACCACTATTTCAAGTCGATACATGTTGATTTATACTGCAGGTACCTTTTCTAAACCTCTTACAAGCGTTTAGTGACTGAAAGCTTACCTCTTGGACATAATTCTCCACCTTGTTGCATTCCTGAAGTAGCATTTTAATCACCTCGAACTGTCAATTTATTAAAACATTAATATTTAGTCAGCATTTGGAGGCATTAAGAAAACTATAATTTGGAATTTTGCAGTATAGTATTAATCTGACAGGGTATCATATGCCAATACCACTGTGACTGACCAGATACCAGCATGGAACAATTTTTTTCAGATGCGACAATTGGTATTGGACTAGCAAGATACCAGATTAGCATTTTGAACCTTGGCATATAAAACAGAGAATCTAGCAACAAAAGCCATAGTGGAAATTTCTTACAAGTCTAGGTGCGTTTGTGTCATGTTATGTGAGGGATGATAGTGCAAACatgtaaaaaaggaaaaagaaagaactcATCCAGTACCAGGGGGCTTGCTTGAATTTGTAGTATGAAAAAGAGTCATTTGCTACATGCAAACAGATCACAAAAgcatgatataaatatttgtgTACTGTTAAAATATACTCGTCCCCTGTTGAAGAAATGATATTGAGTCCAAATGCTATTTCAATTAATCTGATGAAATAATACCGGCATCTGATGTAAATTTAGgctatttatcattaaaaaaattcttaCAGTAACAGTTGCTAGTCGAAGAAGTTTATTCAAAAATGACTTTATTACCATAACCTCCACTCTGGTATTGCAGACACAGggtagaatgaaatgaagaagcaAATGGAGTTGGAACAACAAAACTGACAAAAAAAGTCCCTCAATTacctgtgtgtcaggatcttgcagTTTCATAAGTAGTTTAGCAACAACACCATGACACAGAGAGCAGGCATCATCACTCTTGACAGATAATCTCTCCTGACAAAGACTGAACTTTGTGCAGAACTCCTCCGGATGTATCTTAGAGATCTCAACAAAGAAAAGTGAGGCATAGTAGTCGACCAACAGAATGCACTGCCAGAAAATGTGATGCAAGCCAAAAAGGAATCAACTATCATGACCACATAAGCAATGAAAAACTTCCAACTGGTCAGGAAATTCTAACCTGCAACAATTTCTACTCATGACATCAAGAATTACCTGATCCTTGAAAGGCTTCAGCTCGGAACATGCTTGATGAAGTGTCTCAATTATCTCAGTTTGAGTCTTGTTTTCTCCAAGATATTGGGTAGCCTGTGCAGTAAAGTTCTCACACAACTTGCACAGTTGATCATAGCCCTCGACTACTTTGGCGACTTTATTTTGGCTTTGAGGTCTCTCGATGCCTGCTTCTGTGATGGGAACTGTCAGATAAAGATTACTGTTTTCCTTTTTTAGAAGCTACAACCAATTCAACTTATACAAGTCATAGGCGTTTGGCAGTAGATAACTGCTGGAAAGCAAAAAAAGGTAGCTTAGGAAATCCAATCATATAAAGGTCTGCTCTCAATCAAAATCTTAAAAACACAAAACAACAGAGTAAGCGTAAGTAATGCTGCATGAAAAAGATTCATGAACAAAAATGGTTTTACTATGGTTCCTGCATACAAGAGCCGATTCCTAATCTTATCATCAGTCAGAAAACTTTGCATACAGAACCTGTTACAACATAATTCTAAGCTCCAATTGGGCTATAATTCTATCTGAAAGTTCTTCATGTACGACTCTTATGTTTCACagtacaaagaaaaaaaattcaatacCAATTTAAATCTCTTGCTCAACAAAATTACATGAATGTCTACCAGTAGTGTTTATAAGACTGGCAAAAAGAAAAATGAGAGTAGAAAAGACCAAATGTTATATGCAATAAAACAAAGGGAAAGTGTATCATCATGCCATACCCATAATATCAAAATTGTCCAAACTTCTGGCATCAGCACTTGCCCAGCTCATAACAAgtacaagaagaaggaagaaccCCTCTCTCAAAGCCATCGATCTTGTCTATAACCAAATGCACCTGATACAAAACCTGATAACCGAGTTATAAGTATCATTAAACAGTTCAATTCCATGCCGACAAGACCACAAAAAGCAGCACGTTAGCAATGTCTATAACCAAATGCACCTGATAACCGAGTTATAAGTATCATTAAACAGTCCAATTCCATGCCGACACGACCACAAAAAGCAGCACGTTAGCAAACCCTAGTGAATTTCTCATCGGCCCCTTTAAGCCAACTCATATGCCAAATTCCCAGTGGAAGTCACCAATTCATGCCTCAATTACGGTGATTTATTTAAATCAATAAGAATTAGAAGCAACAAGCGAATTTCATCGGATGAAAGTAGAAACAAACAGCAAAagacgaaaaaaaaaaagggacgaAATTAGAACTCCAATCGTAAATTAATCTATAATACATCAGGTATAACGAGACGAAGAGGGGCAACAGGGTGGGGAATCACCGGTCCGCTCGATCAGATGAGGAGAGGACGTACGAGAAGAGCGAAGAAGGTTTCTTGGCGGCGGCTGCTCCGCTTCTATCTTCCCTCTCCGATCCGAGTTCTTGACCGGGATCGAAGGAGAGAAGCGGACAGGCCGTCGAGGGGCGATCGCGAGCACGTCCTCCGATCGGGACGGAACACGAAGCACAATATGGAAACGGAACAGCGGTGCACATCCGTATTCGACTCGTATCACAACAGGTTTATAATTCTCGTGTCCCTTAAGAGGCAGCAAACATGGATAACGGCCTCTAATCTTTGCACAAATGTAGCGGGGACCGCTGTCCACTGCAGATCGGAAGATCCTAACCGTTGAAAACTGTAAGCTATCTGTTTGGTGATCCGCACGAGGGAGCTGAGCCTATAACCCGCCTCGTTAGTGGAGAAAGATTCTGGACCCACGTGGACCCCATGGTAACTATCCTCCGAACACCTTCTGTGCAAGTAATCACCGTCTAATAAACCGGCCAGGTCGATCGAAAAGATTAGAGATAATCAAATTATTTATCGGTTCGGTTCGACTGCAGGAATCGGATTGAACCAAATCCAATAGATTGGGTTCTATGAAATATTGCCTCTCTTATCAGATTGCGTCTGTAGTAATCATTCTGAATTCAATGCATGTGTCTTTTTGGTATACCAATTCCTTTTACAGAGAGTGCTTCCAAGCTAATCGTATGTCTCTATTCATTCCACAGAAAGAGATGGAAGAGACCTCTCAAAAGCTGAGCATCTGAGACTTTTCCTTTGGTTTCTTACAGAAGTCAACGTCGGAGGTGGCATGACAGATTAagcacacctctctctctcctcagaaGCAGAAACATCAGCAGCTGCAACCAAACAAGAAGCCAGCAGTCCTTGTTCTCACCATAATCTCACTGTTGTCTTCCCTTTACGTATCTATCTATGATTTAAGCTTCGGTCCAGTGTCCTCTAATACCTCGCTTCCAAGTACTCCTTCCTTTGCTCATATTCCACCTTTCTGCTCTCACATTCCCCTTTCTCTTTGCCTCCATTCTTCTTCCTCCCTGTCCCCAACTCCATAGCCAGCGCAAAGGAGCATGCCTCAATGTCCACACCAAGGTGAGCAGAATAGGAGAGGGGAGAATGAGCCTCCTTCTTCAAGAATCTTGCACTAGAAATTGATGGTGTTCTTGTTGTTGGTTTATGCCGGTGCACTTCAGGGAGAGGATGGAAGAGGTCGGCAAGAAGATCAAAAGAGAAGCTGACGGCATCACCGATCGGATCGGCAGGCAAGTAGGCCCCGTCGGAACCCTAAACACCATCACCCCATGCGCCGCATGCAAGCTCCTGCGGCGGCGGTGCGCTCAGGACTGCCCCTTCTCTCCTTACTTCTCACCTCACGAGCCTCAGAAGTTTGCCCTGGTGCATAAAGTCTTCGGTGCAAGCAACGTCTCCAAGATGCTAATGGTTGGTCACAGCCAGCTTCTTCTCTTCCTGCTCATGTCTCTGCAGGTACTGATGCAAACCCTGTGTGTTGTTGTCGTCGTCGTCAAGCAGGAGGTTCCCGAGCCCCAGAGAGCTGATGCGGCCAACAGCCTTGTGTACGAGGCGAACCTAAGGCTCAGAGATCCCGTGTACGGGTGCATGGGGGCGATCTCGGCGTTGCAGCAGCAAGTCCAGGCCTTGGAGGCGGAGCTGCAAGCGGTGAGGGCTGAGATCTTGAAACACAAGTACGGGCAAGCAGGTGGTAACATCATCCCCACCTCTCACGCTGCTTTGCTTCCTCCGTCGGCGGCGGTGTCTGTGGCTGCACCACCACCTGTGCCATTGCCATCGCTGTCTCCGGTGACCGACGCCGCCTCCTCTTCCAACTACACTTCCCTTCCTTCCAGCTCCACCAACTACAGCTCCATTACCACGAACCACAATGTCGCATACTTCGGCTGAGATTGCTTGGCACATGCATTGGAGAGAGGTAACATCGTATTGTTGTCGAAGGGTGATCCTAAGTGAGGGGCTTCAATTATCCCTTTTGTATTATGTTAATTTCTGCTGCCAATCCATTCTTGACTAGGTTACTGCATAACTGATGCAGCTCCATTATGAACACTAAGCTTTACTGTTCTTCTCATTTTGGTGGGAGATGAGATGTGGATCTATGCTTGGAATAGTCTCAAGTAGGTTAGATCACGAGCTTTCCCCCCACATGTTAAGAGTACAGAGGTGGTCTTCTGCTAGGAACAGCTGGTCATGGAATCCAAGCTTTAACAAGATAAACAATCTTTTTTCCTTCTCTCTGTCAATGGTTCTTCTTCAATGAACAAGTGGAACAGGGCCTTCTCACATGTTTGTCTGTACCTTTAACTCTCCCTCTTTCAAATCCCAGGGGGGACAGGAAGTATGCTTGATGGATCCTCCCTATGCGAGAGAGAATAGAAGCTTGTGAGAATTTGGTCATGTGGCTAACCCACTCGCACTGGGAATCTTCACAGCTAACCTGACCTCATACTCAGAAAGGTCATCCTCTTTGATGTATCAACATGGAGGAGTAGGTTTTGATCTATCATTCTCGGCAAAACCCAAGTCTCTCATCCTGTGATGGAACTGTTGCCTGGTTGGTCAATGGGATTTGCCAGCTACTTGAATTCTAAAACCAGGTGTGTTTCCTTGGCTTGCAGACTTCCACAAGCACAACTAAAATACTCATGGGGAACTGTGACTTCACAGTCTCCTAGCTTTCCCATCCTTCCTTGCATTCTTCTCCTTCCACTGGTAACCCTAATATATTCTCACAAGGGGTTCTACTGATGTGATGGGATTTGGTCCACCGCCATGGTTGCTTCAGTTTGTCGCATCAGGACCTGTCTTCACTCTCAATAGACCAGCAGCAACAGTTAGACTCTGCAGCAATATTAAACCATGTCATGTTCTTAATTTGTGTTCAAGATAACAGCTCACTCCTCATGCAGCAAAGTTTGAAATGTAGACTTGAAGCCACAGAAATCAATGGCTTTGTTTGGGTTGTAGGTTGTGAAGACTTTGTGGATGTTCTGTAGGGTGTGGTGTAGTGCAAGCTATTGTCCtttatattcattatatatgtaCTGTTTTCACTTAATCAAAGAGGAAGGAAGGGTTTCATCAACCACATTGTTAAATCGTTGGGCAACACATGGAGATTTTAAATCATGTCCCCACTGCATCAGCATTTATGTGAGGCATTGACTTTTCAGGGAGTTAATAGTGCCTACAAAGGATTCAGATGACATATATAACCAGAACTATACTTGTTTGACCTTAATTTCATCCAGATATTTAGTAAATATTGTAAGAGTATTTGCATTGATTGTGCACATATCACTGGAAGTAATTTCTTGTAACTTTTCTTTTGTGGAACATATGTTCACAAATTATTCAGTGTTTCATGACAGAAGTCAATGCAGCTTCAAGCTACCTGAGGAAGAGAATCCCTAGGTTCATTTGAAGACACTTCTGAATGAATTCTTTAGGTCAAAGAAAACCAGAGTTGGATACCTAAATCTTTGGTGCATTTACCCTAGAAAACAATATTTGGAGAGGAAAAGGTCTCCAAATAATATGGCTTAGTATATTACCAACATCTCAAGGACAAAGATGAGAGACAGTAGTAGGAGTAGAGTTTGCTATGTTCACCTTGGTGAGAGGAGTTCGTAGAGCAGGTGGCGGTGAGTGAATCAGTGGATCCTCCATTGAAGAGCTGCTGTTCTGAGTGCAACAGGCCCTTCTTGTTCACCAAATACCTGAAATATATATTACATCTCTGTAGTCATTGGAATGATACCCTTGGCAAAAAAATTAGAGTAGACATACCTACTTTGTTGTGTTTACTGATAGTTTCAGATCCCCCTTGCTGAATGAAGAACACCACACTCATATTCCAAGAATAATGGGAAGAGTAAGAGTTCATTTATGACAATCAGATGCAAGTTCATGCAAATATACATTCTTCTTCACAACATGGTGACTTAGTACTGCAGTCTTCTCTCTGGGAAAGCTGGATGTGCCATTCATCAAGATTGATCCATCACAACACTCTTTGCAGTCATTGAGGACATCATTTTTCCATTATTCTAACCAGTTCAAAAAAGATAACTCATATAACCTTGGAGATGAAAAAAATGGATTAACTTGTAAGCCTCATATTATATTCTATGCAGAAGAGAATAATCAACATAAATAAGCTTCGGAATGGATTGTTAGGTCATGTGTTATCGTCCAACCTTTTTAAGGTTATCAAAAGTTTAGTTCTTCCAACTCCAACTAGGAACTGATCCTATAGATCCTGTGATGCATATAAAGCGAAGGATGGAAGATACAAGGTATGGTTCCTAATCGATCTTGCATTAACAGAGAAGTCATGGAAATTTGAGATTAGTGAAAGCACTGCATTTCGTCAACAAGCTCAGGCGCTTTGCTCAACTGCAGTAGTGCATGGTGACTTCTATTTGCACGTCCCCCAAACTTGGAAGCTTCTTCAGCTGCATTAGCTGTCTTCAATCATGTGTTTTATAATGCTTGGTGTCTTAACATCTTGATTTACTTTGCAGTCTGTTATTACTCGATCAGAGTGGATATGGCATTTGACATTGCTGGCTCAGTTTCACTGCATGCTTGAAGGGACTCCCAGTTATGGTGGATCGACAAAGAAGTACATCCTTTTGACTGCTTTTCTTCTATCTTCCTGACATGGTGCACAGAAAAATCAAAGAAAACGATTTGATGAGTACCTGCAATGGACACTGCCGAAGAATTTGACAGTAAGATGTACCTTAGTGTCAAGTAATTTACCTTTTGGCCGGTTGCAGGAGAGAGTGCAGCCCAAAGAATGATCTCTCTTGGCATGTCCAAATATATGACATTAGAGGCCAAAGAAATCCCAGCACTTGGAAGTGGGGATATGGTGAGGACAGCAGAAACATCTTAAATCTTGCATAAGAAGGAATATAGGAATATGTCAGTGCAAGTCTAAAGAGTCACTAAAATTCTGCTTCCAGAATCTAATCAAAACACATAAAATGATTGCTAAAATTCCTAGGAATTATCTAAATCACCTACATGTTTTATCGGCATTGGGTGAAGACAAAGGATTGAGGCAAACCTTCATAATCACCGTTTTGGCAAACTTTCCCAAGTATCTTTTGTTTGGCTGGTGCAAGGGACACCAACTTAGAGACTTTGCAAGAGACTTTAAATTCTAGTCTCTTTTGTCTTCAAATCTAATTACCATTGAATAGGCATCCTCTTGTTGAAGATCCAGCCATCAGCTGATTCCTAAGCTTTTTACATCAGCTAAGAATATACATGGGGAAGTAATGTTCTGCAGGCAACTTGTTCACTGTTATAGCAGTGTCTCTGACACCAGTTGATCAACCTCACGACCAAGAGCATTTTTTATTAACTTCAACTGATAACTTTAACATATGAAGGTAAAAAGTTCCATAAGCTGCTCCCTTGCAAAATTCACCTCTAATGACATCTCTGAAACATTGAATCCACATGATTGTTTGCAATAATTTGATTAATCAGACCTGTGGCTTAGGTGGAAATTATACTATATCCACATGCCTTCTGAATTCTGTTCATTTCCATTTTGATCCTCATTCTTTCAGCATCCTTCCATTTTTCATCTCCTGCATATACATTTGCCATTAATGCATAGGCACTGTCATTATCTGGCACTAACTTAAGGATCCGTTCAGCAGCCAATTCCCCCATCTCTTTATTCCCATAACTACGACATCCACTTAATAGTGATATCCAGATAGAAGGCCAAGGTTCAAAAGGCATGCTCTCAATGACATCTTTAGCCTTTTCAAGAAGTCCATTTCGTGCAAAAAGATCAACCAAGCAGGCAAAATTATCTTTCGAAGGTGACATCCCATAAACATTGCTTACGGATTCAAACACAAATCGCCCTTGATCCACTAGACCCAGATGACTACAAGCTGCAATAACTGCTACAAATGTGGCTTGGGTAGGATACGAATTAGCATATTTCATTTGTTCAAAGATTTCAATGGCTTCTATTATGAGGCCATGATGTGCAAAAGCAGTGATCATGGTATTAAAGAGGATGGCGTCAATACAATCTCTTGAGATGTTCTCAAAGACCTTCTTAGAGCTTGCAATGTCTCCGCACTTTGCATAGGCATCTATGATAGCACTTGCTACACATAAATGCTTCCCAAATCCTCTCTTGATTATATGTGCATGAATGCATGTGGATTGGTCAAGCAAAGCAATATTAGCACACGCATTTAGAGCACAAGACAAGATGACATCATCTGGCTTTTCACCTGAATCTCTCAAGCAATTTAGAAATGAGAGGGCTTCACTGCTGAAGCCAAGTTTTAGAAATGCAGAAATCATGGCCCCCCAAGACACCAAATCCAATGTTCTAATATCTTGGAAAATCTTAAAACAGGATGTAACCGATCCAAAACTAGCATAAGCATTAATCATTGAACTGCATACAGAGCAACACGAATCAAAACCCAACTTGATGATTCTGGCATGGATCTGCTTACCTGTGTCTTGATGTTGGATCCCCTGACAAGCACCCAAGACGTTTGAGTATGTGAATTCATCTGCTTCAATATCCGATTCAATCAAGCTGCAAAATAGTTGCAAGGCCTTTATGCCATACCCATTTAAGTTGTACCCTGCAATCATCTCGTTGCATAGGATGATGTTCCTAGAAGGGTGACTAACGAACAAAAGATCAGCACTGTCCATCAAACTGCATCTGGAGAACATGTATATCAGTGAGTTGACAACCAAGTCATAATGGAAGTATCCAAGATGGTAGGCAAAGCAGCAGAACTGAAGCCCCAGCAGAAGACCATCTGTTGCACCACAAAGCCTGATTATATTGGAGAAAGTAACATGGTCTGGTCTAAAACCAGCTAATAACATACTAGAGAACAAATTCACAACTTCACTCACATCCTCCTCTTTGGCAAGGCCAGAAATTACTGTGTTCCAGGAAGAATTGTCTTTATCCAGTACATGGTAGAAGACATTTAAAGCAGAGTTCTTCCTGCCAGTTCTGAAGTACATATCAATAAGAGAATTCATCACGATGGTATTTGATTCAAACTCATTTCGCACAATCAAGCAATGAACTTGTTGCCCATAATTCAAATCCCCTGTCACTATGCACCCTTTCAAAGCACTAATGTAAGTAACCTGGTCAGGAATCAGCCCCTTCCGGATCACAAAAACTAAACATTGTATCACATTGTGGCTATAGCCATTTAGTGCATACCCCTCAATGATCGCATTCCAACAAGCCAAGTCTGGCTCATCTATACTCTCAAAAACAAGCTCCGCATCTTCAATGTTCCTGCACTTAGCATGCATCCAGAGCAGCGCACTACCGACAAATTGGTTTGTGTCCAGTCCTATCTTCAAAGCAACACAATGAAGAGAAAAGCCAAATTTGATTTGGTCAATGATTGCACATGCACTCAAGACACTAGCAAGAGCGAACTCGTTAGGAATGAAACCTGATCTCATCATCTCCAAATATAACCCTAGACCCATCTCATGCTCATTGTTATTGACCGATCCCGATATCATGGAGGTCCAAGAAACGAGGTTCTTGTCAGTCATTTCATCGAACAAGTTGGATGCACGATCCAACGCCTTACATTTGCAGTACATGGTCAGCAGGTTATTCTGGGAGTAGGTGTCCGGGGAGAACCCGGACTTGATGACCTGGGCATGGATCTGGGATCCCAGGATGGACGAGTTGGTCCGCCAGGAGAGAGTTAGAGCATGAGAGAGGGTCTTTTGGTCCTTTCGAGCATAGAGGTCGGAGATTGGCACAGGGATGCGATGCGGATGACTGGTTGAGCACGAACGGGCACGGAATGAGGAAGAGAGTTGGAGCGATTTGGTTGTGGAGAGCGAGAATGGATTGTAATTCGAGGGTAAACAAATCCTGATCGCTCTCATTGCAGGAGAAGGTTGACAGAGGTCTCATGACCGAGGCAACAAACGCgccagggagagagagagagagagagagagagagtccacgACCTTCCCGCCGAACTTGCCTAACTCGTGCTTCCATAGAAGATGTGGGGCCGgcagaagcgagagagagagagtcagacCGAGCTCGACGACTTTCCCACCCAACTGTCTTATCTCGTGGTGATTCGGTGCAATATGTGGGACCCGCagaagggagagagagaaagcCGAACGCCTACCCGGACGCAAATTTCTTGTCGTGTCGATTTGATGCAAGATGTGGGGCCCGCAGAAAGGAGGCAGAGAGTGAGAGCGACCCGGAACGCGATCGCCACCCACCTTTCTTATCTCGTGTTGATTCGACGTAAGATGTGGGGCCCACAGAAGGGAGAGAGCGACAGACGGAGTGACCGATGCCTGCGCGGCCCAAGTTTCTTATCTCTTGGGGATTTGATAGATAATGTGGGGCCCCCATAAAGgaggagagagcgagagagatcgAAACGCCTTCCCCCGCCAGGCTTACTTCTCCCCTGTTGAATTCGAGAGAAGACGTGGGACCCCTTCCCACCCGACGATCAGATAGCCACTTCCTCACCTCGTGATTATTCGAATGAAGATGTGGGTCCCATACCGCTCCTCGGATCAAGTGTGTAGGGTACGACGAGAGTAACTTGCGTCTGGTGATCGATATTGCCAGTGTAGGATAGGACAGAGACAAGGAACATAGTTTTTGTGGGGGTCTGAGGGTACCATAAAAATGTTGTGTGTGCGTGCCGATAAGTAGTTCAAAAATATAAGACTACATATAGCCCCATATAATTACGAATTAAATAAATATGGAACTATGTATTGCCCACATTACTTACtataacaaataaataaaaaaaaaactatatatatatatatatatatcagaattTATCTATAATATAATTCTTTAAATTTATTAACGTTTGCGAATCATATTTTGTCCGAGATTTAAAATCTATACGTGATGtcaatatatgattttaaaaattaaaaaaaataatataaaaagaaagaaagaggacaCGAAAACGCAAAtcttatcataatataattcaatATTAGACGATACGATACTATTCGATTCAAGTcacaaattaaataaaaataatctatCAAAGTCAACGGTTTGGTTTCGACTCCACCTGAatcagcttcttctgagtttggaaataactcagggcgatgttgtctgtcctcagcacaaatcgcgacccaaggaggtagtgtcgccaaactcgtaggcagtggatcaccgctgtcatctccttctcatgcactggataccgcctctcggtctcgttgagtttgcggctctcgtaggccaccggatgaccttcttgcatgagtactccaccaatagcaaagtccgaagcatctgtatggactttaaagggctctccatagtttggcaatttgagcactggttcttccagaacagcagccttcagatcttggaatgctatctcacatctgtcagaccacttccaatgctgctccttcttcagtaactccgtcagtggggttgcccgcttcgaatatcccgcgatgaagcgtcgatagtagttgacgaaaccaaggaaggatctcaactcttgcaccttctttggagttcgccattccgcaactgcttgcaccttcgacttatccatccgaatggagccatcaccgattcgatgccccaagaataggatctcagtctgagcaaagtagcatttctccctttttacgaacaacgtgttctccctgagaaccttgaaaataagaagtttaagatatatatatttttaaattcaaaatctaatGACTTAAGTTTGATTCTTAGTATAAAATTTTTATTCTTATCAATCAAAATCGATGGTTTCAAAATTAATTCGATTCCAATTCTATTTTTCATAAAATCGCTATCAGATATATAAAGGATAATGCACCTAAATAATTTTGAAGAGCATCAGGCATGCACATTTTTTTCTAGCTCTTACGAGAAACACTaactaaaagagagagagagagagagagatggcaatGTCGACGTTTGGGGCTTTGGAATGATGTCAATGTCAtctctttgtttttttctttttcaccctTTTCCTTAAAGTGATATCCATTATGGTATGATTGATATGGACGTCTACATGGATGACATATATCGATATGTCATCACAATAGCACCCACTAGGGTGAGTGCAACTCCTCTACGGCATTGTCCATGGAGAACTCTACAATGCGACACTTTCAAATGAGTCTAAGTCGTCACccataaaaaaggaaagaaaagtgaTTGTTAAAAGATAAAATTGTGTCTTTGTTATGACATCTTGATTGATACTATATTATC
It encodes the following:
- the LOC135652855 gene encoding pentatricopeptide repeat-containing protein At3g09040, mitochondrial-like, coding for MRAIRICLPSNYNPFSLSTTKSLQLSSSFRARSCSTSHPHRIPVPISDLYARKDQKTLSHALTLSWRTNSSILGSQIHAQVIKSGFSPDTYSQNNLLTMYCKCKALDRASNLFDEMTDKNLVSWTSMISGSVNNNEHEMGLGLYLEMMRSGFIPNEFALASVLSACAIIDQIKFGFSLHCVALKIGLDTNQFVGSALLWMHAKCRNIEDAELVFESIDEPDLACWNAIIEGYALNGYSHNVIQCLVFVIRKGLIPDQVTYISALKGCIVTGDLNYGQQVHCLIVRNEFESNTIVMNSLIDMYFRTGRKNSALNVFYHVLDKDNSSWNTVISGLAKEEDVSEVVNLFSSMLLAGFRPDHVTFSNIIRLCGATDGLLLGLQFCCFAYHLGYFHYDLVVNSLIYMFSRCSLMDSADLLFVSHPSRNIILCNEMIAGYNLNGYGIKALQLFCSLIESDIEADEFTYSNVLGACQGIQHQDTGKQIHARIIKLGFDSCCSVCSSMINAYASFGSVTSCFKIFQDIRTLDLVSWGAMISAFLKLGFSSEALSFLNCLRDSGEKPDDVILSCALNACANIALLDQSTCIHAHIIKRGFGKHLCVASAIIDAYAKCGDIASSKKVFENISRDCIDAILFNTMITAFAHHGLIIEAIEIFEQMKYANSYPTQATFVAVIAACSHLGLVDQGRFVFESVSNVYGMSPSKDNFACLVDLFARNGLLEKAKDVIESMPFEPWPSIWISLLSGCRSYGNKEMGELAAERILKLVPDNDSAYALMANVYAGDEKWKDAERMRIKMEMNRIQKACGYSIIST